A region from the Onthophagus taurus isolate NC chromosome 8, IU_Otau_3.0, whole genome shotgun sequence genome encodes:
- the LOC111415066 gene encoding arfaptin-2 isoform X2: MSQFKTSSSERTSIHDMLKDIPPNETKGLSTCKSSPAILTPTTPVQNDDATVLKTSSRIENLKNWSISTYKCTKQLMFEKLGKSSRTVDAELESQIEQLRDTQRKYLNILRLARSLTSHFYHVVQTQHALGEAFSELAQKSPELQEEFLYNSETQRNLTKNGETLLGALNFFTSSVNTLCNKTIEDTLQSVRQYEAARIEYDAYRSDLECLSNKPDAPMGLEDAQHEYEVHRQHFMKLRAEVAIKMKFLDENRIKVMHKQLLLFHNAVSAYFSGNQTALEATLKQFNIKIKTPNSAFPSWLEQ; the protein is encoded by the exons ATGTCTCAATTCAAAACCAGTAGTTCCGAAAGAACCAGTATTCATGATATGCTGAAAGATATTCCGCCCAATGAAACCAAag GGCTGTCGACTTGTAAAAGCTCACCTGCCATCCTAACTCCAACCACACCTGTACAAAATGATGATGCTACCGTTTTAAAAACATCCTCTAGGATAGAAAACCTGAAAAATTGGTCTATATCCACTTATAAATGCACCaaacaattaatgtttgaaAAGTTAGGGAAATCTTCACGAACTGTTGATGCAG AATTAGAATCTCAAATAGAGCAACTTCGCGATACTCaacgtaaatatttaaatatattacgTTTGGCAAGAAGTTTAACAAGCCATTTTTACCACGTCGTCCAAACGCAACATGCTCTTGGCGAAGCATTTTCTGAGTTAGCTCAAAAATCCCCAGAACTCCAAGAAGAGTTCCTTTACAACTCAGAGACGCAACGTAATTTGACAAAAAATGGGGAGACTTTGCTTGGGGCGCTTAACTTTTTCACCTCATCCGTGAATACGTTATGCAATAAAACGATCGAGGATACACTGCAAAGTGTAAGACAGTACGAAGCCGCGCGGATAGAGTACGACGCATATCGAAGCGATCTCGAAtgtctttccaataaaccggACGCTCCCATGGGGTTGGAGGATGCACAACATGAATACGAGGTTCATAGACAACATTTTATGAAGCTACGAGCGGAAGTTGCTattaaaatgaagtttttAGATGAGAATAGG aTTAAAGTGATGCATAAACAATTGTTATTGTTTCATAATGCGGTGTCTGCCTATTTTTCTGGTAATCAAACTGCCTTAGAAGCAACACTAAAGCAGttcaacataaaaattaaaacaccaAACTCCGCGTTTCCGTCATGGTTGGAACAGTAG
- the LOC111415066 gene encoding arfaptin-2 isoform X1: MSQFKTSSSERTSIHDMLKDIPPNETKAVLGLSTCKSSPAILTPTTPVQNDDATVLKTSSRIENLKNWSISTYKCTKQLMFEKLGKSSRTVDAELESQIEQLRDTQRKYLNILRLARSLTSHFYHVVQTQHALGEAFSELAQKSPELQEEFLYNSETQRNLTKNGETLLGALNFFTSSVNTLCNKTIEDTLQSVRQYEAARIEYDAYRSDLECLSNKPDAPMGLEDAQHEYEVHRQHFMKLRAEVAIKMKFLDENRIKVMHKQLLLFHNAVSAYFSGNQTALEATLKQFNIKIKTPNSAFPSWLEQ; this comes from the exons ATGTCTCAATTCAAAACCAGTAGTTCCGAAAGAACCAGTATTCATGATATGCTGAAAGATATTCCGCCCAATGAAACCAAag CGGTTTTAGGGCTGTCGACTTGTAAAAGCTCACCTGCCATCCTAACTCCAACCACACCTGTACAAAATGATGATGCTACCGTTTTAAAAACATCCTCTAGGATAGAAAACCTGAAAAATTGGTCTATATCCACTTATAAATGCACCaaacaattaatgtttgaaAAGTTAGGGAAATCTTCACGAACTGTTGATGCAG AATTAGAATCTCAAATAGAGCAACTTCGCGATACTCaacgtaaatatttaaatatattacgTTTGGCAAGAAGTTTAACAAGCCATTTTTACCACGTCGTCCAAACGCAACATGCTCTTGGCGAAGCATTTTCTGAGTTAGCTCAAAAATCCCCAGAACTCCAAGAAGAGTTCCTTTACAACTCAGAGACGCAACGTAATTTGACAAAAAATGGGGAGACTTTGCTTGGGGCGCTTAACTTTTTCACCTCATCCGTGAATACGTTATGCAATAAAACGATCGAGGATACACTGCAAAGTGTAAGACAGTACGAAGCCGCGCGGATAGAGTACGACGCATATCGAAGCGATCTCGAAtgtctttccaataaaccggACGCTCCCATGGGGTTGGAGGATGCACAACATGAATACGAGGTTCATAGACAACATTTTATGAAGCTACGAGCGGAAGTTGCTattaaaatgaagtttttAGATGAGAATAGG aTTAAAGTGATGCATAAACAATTGTTATTGTTTCATAATGCGGTGTCTGCCTATTTTTCTGGTAATCAAACTGCCTTAGAAGCAACACTAAAGCAGttcaacataaaaattaaaacaccaAACTCCGCGTTTCCGTCATGGTTGGAACAGTAG